The genomic window TCTCCTGCCGCCCGTCCCGCTTCACCACGTACATCTTCGCCCCCCACCCGGCGAGGCCttccgtcgaacacctggtgtgcacgcgcgcccgccgcctccgcctcggcgatTGGATTGGGAGTGGGGAGGAATCGTGGTAGGGTTTGGGTTGGGAGAACCgcgcggaggagggggagattTAAATGCTTTCCCGGCGCGGCGAGAGGagcattaattaatttatcgctagaaaaaaaaatcggagaAATCGCGAGAGAGAAAATAATACTTCGATTTGGAGCAAGTTtggcgcgcgggcgcggagcTGTTTCCCGCGCGGATTTTGGCGTCGTGGGGTGGGGGGCAATATCTCCAGGTAACCAGGCTAGtgggcaccaccaccgcccaccCCGacagacatgtgggccctaccgGTTGTCCCCCACGCGTCAGTGAGTTTGGGGTAGGAAACGCGGGGAACATGGCGAGGGGGCAGCGTGCAGTGCAAGCTGttgcgggtttttttttttgtgaattttttgCGGGGGGGCCGCTGAAATTGAGACGGCGGCGTGGACTTTCGGGGACCGTATGATTGTGGGCGTAGCCGTCCGATGCCGATTTCTTCTCGGAGAAGATGGCGCCATGCGGGCACGATGAGATGGGATCCCGACCGTTGAGCTGTGGAGGGGAATTATACGAGTTTTTCGAATTCGAGAGGGAAGTGTGCAGGAGAAGGAGATGCAGAGGCGCAGAGCACTGCAACAGCGTGCGTCACTCACTACGTCACCGATGCAATATGTGATGGGCCGTGCTAAGTACTGCACTAGCTAGCATCTAATGGGCTGTTGCCTGTTGGGCCTTCTCATTCTTAACTGCAAAGCTGAAGTACTGATGAGCAGCTTTGTCATTACCATTTGGTTACCTACGGAAAACCGATGTAATTTGGACGattattcacacaaaaaaatcgAAAACTAGTTCAGATTGATATGCTTCCAGTATAATTCACCGAGAGATTCCTCAATTCGCACAGAGACTTGATCATAAGTCGGATCTTTTCTcgtggattaattaattaattaaactacaCTTGGATTAAAACCGGAGGTAGTACATTAATACAACACAAATCGCAGACACGAGTACGATCGAGAGAGTAAAGGTAGCACagtatagctagctagcgaggGTGTAGTATAGTAGCCTCCGccattgacgacgacgacgaagcttTGCTAGCTGCTGCTTGGTTTGTTCAGTTCAGGCGCCGTAGAGCGGGGGGCACTTGAAGCCGGGAGGCGGGTGCTTGCCGCAGGTGATGAGCAGCTCGAGCGCGACGGGGAGGTAGATGTTGATGTTGAGGAGGCGCGCGCGGATGGTGGTGCAGAGGCAGAGCGCGGCGTCCAGGTCCGCCACGCCCTGCACCAGCGGGCAGCACTTCGCCCTCGCCTTCTGCCCGATCACCAGGTGGATCAGCCCCCCCAGCACGTCCACGCACGCGTTCAGCTTCAGCGCGTCTATCGGGCACGtcttcgtcgccggcgggctcggcggcggcacgtacggcggcggcgacggcggcgtcggcggcgggacgtacggcggcgtcggcggcgggacgtacggcggcgtcggcggcgggatgTAGGGTGGAACgtatggcggcgtcggcggcggaatGTAGGGTGGAACgtatggcggcgtcggcggcgggatgTAGGGTGGCACGTATGGTGGTGGAGATGGAACGTACGGCGGAgttggcggcggccgtggcgtcggcggcgtgtaGGGCGG from Oryza glaberrima chromosome 6, OglaRS2, whole genome shotgun sequence includes these protein-coding regions:
- the LOC127776477 gene encoding 36.4 kDa proline-rich protein-like yields the protein MAAALATVVSFLLVVLVSVAHGWNKDCPPPGSGSSGGGHHGKPPGSGSGGGGHHGKPPEHHHHHKPPPSPRCPSCHPPYTPPTPRPPPTPPYVPSPPPYVPPYIPPPTPPYVPPYIPPPTPPYVPPYIPPPTPPYVPPPTPPYVPPPTPPSPPPYVPPPSPPATKTCPIDALKLNACVDVLGGLIHLVIGQKARAKCCPLVQGVADLDAALCLCTTIRARLLNINIYLPVALELLITCGKHPPPGFKCPPLYGA